One Helicoverpa zea isolate HzStark_Cry1AcR chromosome 11, ilHelZeax1.1, whole genome shotgun sequence genomic window carries:
- the LOC124634425 gene encoding uncharacterized protein LOC124634425 codes for MGKRKHHDEEEYLARKIRKYEKKMSRVRRKQRSYRSASISSLERDRYSDNEYPGSPQETPQNGGAPYEVNFTLNQTSHSNVSATNSISVPAPTATFAPAPDPTSVVIPVATSTPNIPPPLENAPTEGIQELDLQPDILCLLGEEPVREEKFGVNVHKDIASRWSDILVNGIKDQTKNEILKAYNVPDNLRVAQAPTLNPEIRAAVNESALKRDDILIDKQKILSVVITSLANTITSVLTTTSIDETFKCQMLKCLSDAGRLLCHAHYDETQTRRNFLLSCLNKEIKDSVKDLKRDHMLFGTDLQDNLKSMKAIIKTGSELKSSAAKPKLPPKNLQPKGSTPRALNWRGPPPPQSQPRRAPARPNPTAGGRKQQPSTRRATDRRAPRQQSRPSRR; via the exons aTGGGAAAACGAAAACACCACGACGAAGAAGAGTATTTGGCTCGAAAAATCAGAAAATACGAGAAAAAGATGTCTCGAGTTCGCCGTAAACAAAGGAGTTACCGCAGTGCATCCATTTCAAGTTTAGAACGTGATCGATATTCGGATAACGAATACCCCGGGTCGCCGCAGGAGACTCCACAAAACGGAG GAGCCCCTTATGAAgtaaattttacattaaatcAAACTTCACATTCAAACGTCTCGGCTACCAATAGTATATCCGTGCCCGCACCGACGGCAACTTTTGCTCCCGCACCTGATCCTACTTCTGTTGTTATACCCGTGGCCACGTCCACGCCAAATATACCGCCGCCGCTAGAAAATGCGCCTACGGAAGGTATACAGGAATTAGACCTACAACCTGATATTTTGTGTTTACTCGGAGAAGAGCCTGTGAGGGAAGAGAAGTTCGGTGTGAATGTTCACAAAGACATTGCTAGCCGCTGGTCTGATATATTAGTTAATGGTATTAAGGATCAAACTAAAAATGAGATATTGAAGGCCTATAATGTACCTGATAATCTTAGAGTTGCTCAGGCTCCGACACTTAATCCTGAAATAAGAGCGGCGGTGAATGAAAGTGCCTTGAAGAGAGACGATATTCTGATTGATAAACAGAAGATTTTGTCTGTTGTCATAACAAGTTTGGCAAATACAATCACGTCTGTTTTGACAACTACTTCCATCGACGAGACGTTCAAGTGTCAGATGTTAAAATGCCTTAGTGATGCCGGTAGACTCTTGTGTCATGCACATTATGATGAGACACAAACTAGAAGGAATTTTTTGCTGTCGTGCCTTAACAAAGAGATCAAAGATAGTGTTAAGGACCTTAAACGTGATCACATGTTATTTGGTACTGATCTTCaagataatttaaaatctaTGAAAGCTATTATAAAAACAGGTTCCGAGTTAAAATCTTCGGCTGCTAAGCCGAAGTTACCACCCAAAAATTTGCAACCGAAAGGATCAACTCCAAGGGCTTTAAACTGGAGGGGCCCGCCACCGCCGCAGTCACAGCCTCGCCGCGCGCCAGCGAGACCGAACCCGACGGCTGGTGGGCGCAAGCAGCAGCCATCAACGCGCCGTGCGACGGACCGTCGTGCTCCACGTCAGCAGAGCCGGCCCTCGCGCCGCTAG